A window of Cohnella herbarum contains these coding sequences:
- the queG gene encoding tRNA epoxyqueuosine(34) reductase QueG yields MEQKETVFWTQLKEDMIAAASSLGIDKLRVTTADTFTELKERLIRHRELGHESGFEEPDLDLRTEPKRLMPEARSLIAIAVAYPSRLIDPPVSEPGKRRGILSRSAWGEDYHQALRRRLAKLSEWILERVPEAKLMSMVDTGALSDRAVAERAGIGWSGKNCSIITPEWGSWVYLGEMLTDLPLPPDRSVLDSCGDCTLCIDACPTGALVGPGQLNSQRCISFITQTKGIVEDEMMVKIGNRLYGCDTCQIVCPVNRKIDTRHHPELLPDPEVAKPLLRPLLTMGNREFREKFGMGSASWRGRKPIQRNALIALGNFRDVESVPDVAAVLRDDPRPVLRATAAWALGRIGSPDAKENLRNAQSTEKDDEVLLAIERALSAPETGRKRK; encoded by the coding sequence ATGGAGCAAAAGGAGACCGTTTTCTGGACGCAATTGAAGGAGGACATGATCGCTGCGGCTTCAAGTCTCGGAATCGATAAGCTCAGGGTGACGACTGCGGATACGTTCACCGAACTGAAGGAACGGCTCATCCGTCATCGCGAGCTGGGACATGAATCGGGCTTCGAAGAGCCGGATCTGGATTTAAGAACGGAACCGAAGCGGCTAATGCCCGAAGCGCGGTCTCTTATCGCCATCGCGGTCGCCTATCCTTCGAGGCTCATAGACCCGCCCGTATCGGAACCGGGCAAACGCAGAGGCATTCTGTCGCGATCCGCATGGGGGGAAGATTACCATCAGGCTTTGCGTAGGAGACTAGCCAAGCTTAGCGAATGGATTCTGGAGAGAGTGCCGGAAGCGAAGCTGATGTCGATGGTAGACACGGGCGCTCTATCCGATAGGGCCGTTGCCGAACGGGCAGGCATCGGGTGGAGCGGCAAAAATTGCTCGATCATTACTCCCGAATGGGGTTCTTGGGTGTATTTGGGGGAGATGCTCACCGATCTTCCGCTTCCGCCGGATCGATCCGTGCTGGATAGTTGCGGGGATTGCACATTATGCATCGACGCTTGTCCGACCGGCGCGCTCGTTGGTCCAGGACAGCTGAATTCGCAACGATGCATTTCTTTCATCACTCAAACCAAAGGCATCGTGGAAGACGAGATGATGGTGAAGATCGGTAATCGCTTGTACGGTTGCGATACTTGTCAAATCGTCTGTCCCGTGAACCGGAAAATCGATACGAGACACCATCCGGAGTTGCTCCCCGATCCGGAGGTTGCCAAGCCGTTGCTCCGTCCTCTGCTTACGATGGGTAATCGCGAATTTCGCGAGAAGTTCGGAATGGGCTCCGCGTCATGGAGAGGTCGAAAACCGATTCAGCGCAACGCGCTTATCGCGCTTGGCAATTTCCGAGATGTCGAATCCGTCCCCGACGTTGCGGCCGTGCTGCGGGATGATCCTCGTCCGGTTCTTCGCGCGACCGCCGCATGGGCGCTCGGGAGGATTGGTTCGCCGGATGCGAAAGAGAATTTGCGGAATGCGCAATCCACGGAAAAGGATGACGAGGTGTTATTGGCGATTGAGCGCGCATTGTCGGCTCCGGAGACGGGGCGTAAGCGAAAATAA
- the lepB gene encoding signal peptidase I: protein MTQQEEPVIIGDRRRSQQKPPKAEKTPKVRKDNKPALSGWRKELWDWTKALVVALIIVLLLKHYVFQLSTVKKVSMEPTLHENEWLFVNKIALEIGSLERGDVVILKDPSEGTDRKEFLVKRIVGMPGDTLEIRAGELYINGDLKVEPYTDVKIEDGDFGPATVSPGHYFVMGDNRHKSASKDSRAFKEIPENLIQGRADLIVWPISRWTKL, encoded by the coding sequence ATGACCCAACAAGAGGAGCCCGTGATTATCGGCGATAGAAGGCGTTCGCAGCAGAAGCCGCCAAAAGCGGAGAAGACGCCGAAGGTACGGAAGGATAATAAACCCGCATTAAGCGGATGGCGTAAGGAGTTATGGGATTGGACCAAAGCGCTTGTCGTGGCGCTTATTATCGTGCTTTTGCTTAAACATTACGTCTTTCAACTGTCAACCGTGAAAAAAGTTTCAATGGAGCCAACGCTTCATGAGAATGAATGGTTGTTCGTGAATAAAATCGCCTTGGAGATCGGAAGTCTCGAGCGAGGAGACGTCGTCATCCTGAAGGATCCGAGCGAAGGGACGGACCGTAAGGAGTTTCTGGTTAAGCGTATCGTCGGAATGCCGGGAGACACGCTGGAGATCCGTGCCGGGGAGCTCTATATTAACGGTGATCTGAAGGTTGAACCGTATACGGACGTAAAGATCGAAGACGGAGATTTCGGTCCTGCGACGGTAAGCCCAGGCCACTATTTCGTGATGGGCGATAATCGCCACAAGAGCGCCAGCAAAGATAGCCGAGCTTTCAAGGAAATTCCGGAAAATCTCATTCAGGGACGAGCCGATCTGATCGTCTGGCCGATCAGTCGCTGGACGAAGCTGTGA
- a CDS encoding DUF402 domain-containing protein: MWLENWQVPDDRIHPLHASAAVWVMLNENTTIIEADGKEWISRVPAVSFFIPEQWFNIVALIEESGIRYYCNVASPPYRYGDVLTYIDYDLDVVVLPNGEVHELDHDEFRLHREEYRYGETVVAQVEAGLQELLSRISNKEWPFDDAEIYRYYEQWKQQKNAEGAINFP, translated from the coding sequence ATGTGGCTAGAAAATTGGCAAGTGCCGGATGACCGGATTCACCCGCTTCATGCCTCCGCTGCGGTTTGGGTCATGTTGAACGAGAATACGACGATCATAGAGGCAGACGGGAAAGAGTGGATTAGCAGAGTGCCTGCGGTGTCCTTCTTCATTCCCGAGCAATGGTTTAACATCGTTGCGTTAATCGAAGAATCCGGAATCAGATATTACTGCAACGTAGCTTCCCCCCCTTATCGATACGGGGATGTGCTTACTTATATTGACTATGATCTGGATGTGGTCGTCCTGCCGAACGGAGAGGTACACGAGCTCGATCACGATGAGTTTCGGCTCCATAGAGAGGAATACCGGTATGGAGAAACCGTGGTAGCTCAAGTGGAAGCGGGGCTTCAAGAGCTGTTATCCAGAATTTCGAATAAAGAATGGCCGTTCGACGATGCCGAAATTTACCGCTACTACGAACAATGGAAACAACAGAAGAACGCTGAAGGAGCGATCAATTTCCCATGA
- a CDS encoding GNAT family N-acetyltransferase, whose amino-acid sequence MQIRSFQLSDYRSVAELLEEVLSEECCEETMGAFARQLSWDSELVLVAESAGSIAGVLIGTIDHHKGYVYRIAVRQEFRLQGVGRALVSNMNNRFRQRNVLKVLVAEDKHNELLRPFYDSLGLRPVDFVQLTQPLSIVAG is encoded by the coding sequence ATGCAGATTCGTTCTTTCCAATTGTCAGACTACAGGTCGGTTGCCGAGCTTCTGGAAGAAGTATTATCGGAGGAATGCTGCGAAGAGACGATGGGTGCTTTCGCCCGCCAGTTGTCTTGGGACAGCGAATTGGTGCTAGTCGCGGAATCGGCAGGCAGCATCGCCGGAGTATTGATTGGAACGATAGATCATCATAAGGGTTATGTGTACAGAATAGCCGTTCGACAAGAATTCAGGCTTCAAGGCGTCGGACGAGCTCTGGTGTCCAACATGAACAACCGGTTCCGTCAGCGCAACGTGCTGAAGGTTCTCGTTGCGGAGGACAAGCATAACGAACTTTTGCGGCCATTTTACGATTCGCTCGGTTTAAGACCGGTCGATTTCGTTCAGTTAACTCAGCCGCTATCGATTGTAGCCGGTTGA
- a CDS encoding superoxide dismutase: MAHELPALPYATDALEPHIDTATMEIHHGRHHNAYVTNLNNALKSAPELESKSVEDLIADLNAVPESIRTAVRNNGGGHANHSFFWKTISPSGGGQPSGALAAAIDSELGGFEKFKETFAAAGATRFGSGWAWLALSKDGNLKVYSLPNQDSPIMEGETPLLGLDVWEHAYYLKYQNKRPDYIAAFWNVVDWNAVGAIYDAAK, encoded by the coding sequence ATGGCACACGAATTACCAGCTCTTCCTTACGCAACCGACGCTCTCGAGCCGCATATCGACACGGCGACGATGGAAATCCATCATGGCCGTCACCACAACGCTTATGTAACGAACCTGAATAATGCATTGAAATCCGCTCCCGAGTTGGAAAGCAAAAGCGTCGAAGATCTGATCGCTGATCTTAACGCAGTACCGGAAAGCATCCGTACAGCCGTTCGCAACAACGGCGGCGGACATGCGAACCACAGCTTTTTCTGGAAAACGATTAGCCCAAGCGGCGGCGGACAACCATCCGGCGCACTGGCTGCGGCTATCGATAGCGAGCTTGGCGGATTCGAGAAATTCAAAGAAACGTTCGCGGCTGCCGGCGCTACTCGCTTCGGTTCCGGATGGGCTTGGCTTGCACTTAGCAAAGACGGCAATTTGAAAGTATACAGCTTGCCGAACCAAGATAGCCCGATCATGGAAGGCGAAACTCCGCTACTCGGCCTTGACGTATGGGAGCACGCTTACTACCTGAAATACCAAAACAAACGTCCCGACTACATCGCCGCTTTCTGGAACGTAGTGGACTGGAACGCAGTCGGCGCAATCTACGACGCTGCGAAATAA
- a CDS encoding globin-coupled sensor protein: MIRVDQARAKQLNYIGITEKDLAFLKTKQDLFKEITNEVVNELYARITEQPELLRLIQSHSSIERLKETQRWYFQSLTEGAIDDEFFDKRLYIGKVHSKIGLTTQWYLGTYILYLDIATSTLKRVAPEDWLAITHSLSKMFNLDSQIVLEAYEKDEKAKVERLVENRQYMLTKVSSVVQDLSSMMVELSASSNLVATSASHTASVQENSHAKVGELSSSIDEINQLGSAMREISDQTHLIGLNAALEAARAGEAGLGFEVVANEIRKLATHSKQSLVAIQSKLKEIRSALDEVKHGSEETVRFSREQAASSQELSSFVQMIDTVAAELNELLDVDVVTH, encoded by the coding sequence ATGATACGAGTAGACCAAGCGAGAGCGAAACAGCTGAATTACATCGGAATAACGGAAAAAGATTTGGCTTTTCTGAAGACGAAGCAAGATCTGTTCAAGGAGATCACGAACGAAGTCGTTAACGAATTGTACGCGCGAATTACGGAACAACCGGAATTGTTGCGGCTTATTCAGTCCCACAGCTCTATCGAAAGGCTTAAAGAGACGCAAAGATGGTATTTTCAATCTTTGACCGAAGGCGCGATCGACGACGAATTTTTCGACAAACGTCTCTATATCGGCAAGGTTCATTCCAAGATCGGACTCACGACGCAATGGTATTTGGGTACATACATTCTTTATCTCGATATCGCGACGTCGACGCTCAAGCGAGTGGCGCCGGAGGATTGGCTAGCGATTACTCATTCCTTGAGCAAAATGTTTAATTTGGACTCGCAAATCGTGCTGGAAGCTTACGAGAAAGACGAGAAAGCCAAAGTCGAGCGGTTGGTCGAGAATCGCCAATATATGCTGACGAAAGTAAGCTCCGTCGTGCAGGACCTCTCTTCGATGATGGTAGAGCTTAGCGCCAGCAGCAACCTTGTCGCGACTAGCGCTTCCCATACGGCAAGCGTGCAGGAGAACTCGCATGCGAAGGTCGGGGAACTGTCGAGCAGCATCGACGAAATCAATCAGCTCGGTTCCGCGATGCGCGAAATCTCCGATCAGACGCATTTGATTGGATTGAACGCAGCGCTTGAAGCCGCGAGAGCGGGCGAAGCGGGACTGGGCTTCGAGGTCGTGGCCAACGAAATTCGTAAGCTGGCTACGCATTCTAAGCAATCGTTGGTCGCGATTCAAAGCAAGCTGAAAGAAATCCGCTCGGCGCTTGACGAAGTGAAGCATGGCAGCGAAGAGACGGTACGCTTCTCCAGGGAGCAGGCGGCCAGCTCGCAGGAACTGTCGTCGTTCGTGCAGATGATCGATACGGTCGCCGCCGAATTGAACGAGCTATTGGACGTGGATGTCGTTACGCACTAA
- a CDS encoding chemotaxis protein CheW: MNAGGNNIGLLVDSVTEVFNMPEDQVERTPEAIKNVASEFIRGIFKRDEELTVLLRTDKLLAANGFKLG; the protein is encoded by the coding sequence ATGAACGCGGGAGGCAACAATATCGGGCTTCTTGTGGATTCGGTGACGGAAGTGTTCAATATGCCCGAAGATCAAGTCGAGAGAACCCCGGAGGCTATTAAGAACGTGGCTTCCGAGTTTATTCGGGGAATATTCAAGCGGGATGAAGAACTAACGGTTTTACTTCGAACGGACAAGCTTCTGGCGGCGAACGGCTTCAAACTAGGGTGA